One Microcebus murinus isolate Inina chromosome 10, M.murinus_Inina_mat1.0, whole genome shotgun sequence DNA segment encodes these proteins:
- the LTBR gene encoding tumor necrosis factor receptor superfamily member 3 isoform X1: protein MRLPWAATPGRLAWGPLVLGLCGLLTASQPLLVPPYSSGNQTCRDQEKEYYELKLQVCCSRCPPGTYVSAKCSRSRDTVCTTCAENSYNEHWNYLSFCQLCRPCDPVMGLEEAAPCTNKQKTQCRCQPGMFCAAWALECTHCELLSDCPPGTEAEFKGGEATNNCVPCKAGHFQNTSSPSARCQPHTRCEDQGLVEAAPGTAQSDRSCRNESEPLPPGMPGTMLVLPILLPLVSFLLLATILACTWKSHPSLCRKLGSLLKRRPEGEESMDDGERWEPPKANPPFRDLVEPLLPISGDLSPPSVGLPTTPPLEAEVLQQEILQGQTREPEMESGEQGPVAHGTNGIHVTGGCMTITGNIYIYNGPVLRGAQGPGDPPAAPEPPYPIAEEGDPGLPGLSTPSQEDGKAWHLAETEDWGATPSHEDPRSQFVTHD from the exons ATGCGCCTGCCTTGGGCCGCCACTCCCGGCCGCCTGGCCTGGGGGCCACTAGTGCTGGGTCTCTGCGGGCTCCTGACAGCATCCCAGCCGCTACTG GTGCCCCCATACAGCTCCGGGAACCAGACCTGCAGGGACCAGGAAAAGGAGTACTACGAGCTCAAGCTCCAGGTCTGCTGCTCCCGCTGCCCGCCAG GCACCTACGTCTCAGCTAAATGCAGCCGCAGCCGGGACACAGTTTGCACCACATGTGCCGAAAATTCCTACAATGAGCACTGGAACTACCTCTCCTTCTGCCAGCTGTGCCGCCCCTGCGACCCTG tgATGGGCCTCGAGGAGGCTGCACCTTGCACTAACAAGCAGAAAACCCAGTGCCGCTGCCAGCCTGGAATGTTCTGTGCAGCTTGGGCCCTTGAGTGTACCCACTGCGAGCTACTTTCTGATTGCCCACCTGGTACTGAAGCCGAGTTCAAAG GTGGGGAGGCTACCAACAACTGTGTCCCCTGCAAGGCAGGCCACTTCCAGAACACCTCCTCCCCCAGCGCGCGCTGCCAGCCCCACACCAG GTGTGAGGACCAGGGCCTGGTGGAGGCAGCTCCAGGCACCGCCCAGTCTGACAGAAGCTGCAGAAATGAATCAGAGCCCCTGCCCCCCGGGATGCCAG GAACCATGCTGGTGCTGCCCATCCTGCTGCCACTGGTCTCCTTCCTGCTCCTCGCCACCATCCTCGCCTGCACCTGGAAGAGCCACCCCTCTCTCTGCAGAAAGCTGG GATCCCTGCTCAAGAGGCGGCCAGAG GGAGAGGAATCAATGGACGATGGTGAAAGATGGGAGCCTCCAAAGGCCAACCCGCCTTTCCGTGACCTGGTAGAGCCACTTCTGCCCATCTCTGGAGACTTGTCCCCACCCTCTGTTGGGCTCCCGACGACCCCACCTCTGGAGGCAGAGGTGCTGCAACAGGAGATTCTCCAGGGCCAGACCAGGGAGCCAGAGATGGAGTCCGGGGAGCAGGGCCCAGTGGCCCATG GCACCAATGGCATTCATGTCACTGGGGGGTGTATGACTATCACTGGCAACATCTACATCTACAATGGGCCGGTACTGCGGGGAGCACAGGGCCCTGGAGACCCCCCTGCTGCCCCAGAACCTCCATACCCCATTGCTGAAGAAGGTGACCCTGGCCTTCCCGGGCTGTCTACACCGTCCCAGGAAGATGGCAAAGCTTGGCACCTGGCTGAGACAGAGGACTGGGGTGCCACGCCCTCTCACGAGGACCCAAGGAGCCAATTTGTCACCCATGACTGA
- the LTBR gene encoding tumor necrosis factor receptor superfamily member 3 isoform X2, which yields MRLPWAATPGRLAWGPLVLGLCGLLTASQPLLVPPYSSGNQTCRDQEKEYYELKLQVCCSRCPPGTYVSAKCSRSRDTVCTTCAENSYNEHWNYLSFCQLCRPCDPVMGLEEAAPCTNKQKTQCRCQPGMFCAAWALECTHCELLSDCPPGTEAEFKDAGGEATNNCVPCKAGHFQNTSSPSARCQPHTRCEDQGLVEAAPGTAQSDRSCRNESEPLPPGMPGTMLVLPILLPLVSFLLLATILACTWKSHPSLCRKLGSLLKRRPEGEESMDDGERWEPPKANPPFRDLVEPLLPISGDLSPPSVGLPTTPPLEAEVLQQEILQGQTREPEMESGEQGPVAHGTNGIHVTGGCMTITGNIYIYNGPVLRGAQGPGDPPAAPEPPYPIAEEGDPGLPGLSTPSQEDGKAWHLAETEDWGATPSHEDPRSQFVTHD from the exons ATGCGCCTGCCTTGGGCCGCCACTCCCGGCCGCCTGGCCTGGGGGCCACTAGTGCTGGGTCTCTGCGGGCTCCTGACAGCATCCCAGCCGCTACTG GTGCCCCCATACAGCTCCGGGAACCAGACCTGCAGGGACCAGGAAAAGGAGTACTACGAGCTCAAGCTCCAGGTCTGCTGCTCCCGCTGCCCGCCAG GCACCTACGTCTCAGCTAAATGCAGCCGCAGCCGGGACACAGTTTGCACCACATGTGCCGAAAATTCCTACAATGAGCACTGGAACTACCTCTCCTTCTGCCAGCTGTGCCGCCCCTGCGACCCTG tgATGGGCCTCGAGGAGGCTGCACCTTGCACTAACAAGCAGAAAACCCAGTGCCGCTGCCAGCCTGGAATGTTCTGTGCAGCTTGGGCCCTTGAGTGTACCCACTGCGAGCTACTTTCTGATTGCCCACCTGGTACTGAAGCCGAGTTCAAAG ATGCAGGTGGGGAGGCTACCAACAACTGTGTCCCCTGCAAGGCAGGCCACTTCCAGAACACCTCCTCCCCCAGCGCGCGCTGCCAGCCCCACACCAG GTGTGAGGACCAGGGCCTGGTGGAGGCAGCTCCAGGCACCGCCCAGTCTGACAGAAGCTGCAGAAATGAATCAGAGCCCCTGCCCCCCGGGATGCCAG GAACCATGCTGGTGCTGCCCATCCTGCTGCCACTGGTCTCCTTCCTGCTCCTCGCCACCATCCTCGCCTGCACCTGGAAGAGCCACCCCTCTCTCTGCAGAAAGCTGG GATCCCTGCTCAAGAGGCGGCCAGAG GGAGAGGAATCAATGGACGATGGTGAAAGATGGGAGCCTCCAAAGGCCAACCCGCCTTTCCGTGACCTGGTAGAGCCACTTCTGCCCATCTCTGGAGACTTGTCCCCACCCTCTGTTGGGCTCCCGACGACCCCACCTCTGGAGGCAGAGGTGCTGCAACAGGAGATTCTCCAGGGCCAGACCAGGGAGCCAGAGATGGAGTCCGGGGAGCAGGGCCCAGTGGCCCATG GCACCAATGGCATTCATGTCACTGGGGGGTGTATGACTATCACTGGCAACATCTACATCTACAATGGGCCGGTACTGCGGGGAGCACAGGGCCCTGGAGACCCCCCTGCTGCCCCAGAACCTCCATACCCCATTGCTGAAGAAGGTGACCCTGGCCTTCCCGGGCTGTCTACACCGTCCCAGGAAGATGGCAAAGCTTGGCACCTGGCTGAGACAGAGGACTGGGGTGCCACGCCCTCTCACGAGGACCCAAGGAGCCAATTTGTCACCCATGACTGA